Proteins co-encoded in one Dendropsophus ebraccatus isolate aDenEbr1 chromosome 9, aDenEbr1.pat, whole genome shotgun sequence genomic window:
- the LOC138800723 gene encoding lactase/phlorizin hydrolase-like isoform X2, whose product MEILVFTLSLTDCNVLPEDEKYVFMFHVYSGISDSFPRLVGYDISYLLPTPPAGNVRSQNPVEKTLSSRSAFTTVWEKFSGETPAERDAFLQGTFPNGFRMGSSSSAFKVEGGWAEGDKGQSIWDVFGQNGNADNNATANVACDTYHKIDYDVYLLKGLQSKVYHFSISWSRIFPTGLKSKVNAAGVKYYNRLIDRLIKENITPMVTLYHWDLPQALQESGGWQDESTIQAFMEYADFCFSTFGDRVKHWITFHEPWVVSYAGYGTGQHAPMVSDPGIASFKVTHNIVKAHAKAWHVYNDKYRASQQGQVGISLNSDWAEPQDPTNPDDVSAAERYLQFMLGWFAHPILVNGDYPEVLKTQVNHINTQCSSTVAQLPTFTEAEKADIKGTADFLGISHYTSRMVNASESGSCVAHYDNIGGFAPHVDPSWPSTSSPWLYVVPWGLRRLLNFVKEEYTKGQLPIYITGNGMPTPYTGEVYNDKDRVEYLAAYINEALKAVHTDNVTVHGYIVRSLLDGFEGPQGYSQRFGLHHVDFENGNRPRTPKQSAYLISSIAENNGFPITKLAKKVYHAQWAGMRNTSALPASEVPSKAKVVWERFSGQSAFERDMYHYSTVPSDFKWGVSTSAFQIEGGWNEDGKGPSIWDTFTHIPGNIFDNGNADIACDSYHQLDADLYMLRGLGVNSYRFSISWSRIFPTGQGTVNAKGVEYYNRLIDGLLANNISPMVTLYHFDLPQALQDIGGWESDIVLEAFHSYAVYCFKTFGDRVKFWMTFHQPHTIVTAGYGTGLYPPGVKDDPGYAPYRVAHNLIKVHARVYHTYDEQHRKSQGGVISLSLNTNWVEPKDHTEPRDIEAADRYLQFTLGWFAHPIFKNGDYPEVMKWQMASKSELQGLQSSRLPAFTDEEKAYIQGTADVFSINIYSTKIVQHKTAILSSPSFQNDIDITEEVDASWPHTADENVKAVAWGLRRLLNWVKEEYEDAPIYITENGVAMDRSTDFDDIARISYHKTYIDEALKALSLDGVNLRGYSINSLMDSFEWIQGYRFRFGLHHVDFNHPTRARAAKRTAIYYAEVIGNNGIPMEKDEEFLYGEFRDGFAWGVASSAFQIEGAWRADGKGLSIWDTFSHTADKIHDGSNGDVACGSYYRVDKDIELLKNLGVSNYRFSISWPRILPDGTTNHINEAGLSYYSRLIDGMMAAGITPLVTIYHWDLPQALQNVGGWENETIIDRFKDYAEVLFQRLGDKVKFWITLNEPYIIANVGYGEGGLAPGVVSPGIGVYVVGHNLIKAHAEVWHLYNDKYRASQGGLISITLNCDWGEPINPYKQEDVEATWRYLMFFTGWFAYPIFKTGDYPEIMKSRVRERSLAGGLNQSRLPEFTEAEKRRIKGTYDFFGLNHYTTVLIGEVLGYDIDYQAYEGDRGVYLLRDRSWLGSGSIWLKVTPFGLRRLLRWIKEDLNNPAIYITENGISEVGTNLNDEWRIHYYKHYINEALKAVKYDDVDLRGYSAWSLMDNFEWASGYAERFGLYYVNFSDPNLPRLPKASVKYYRSLVRCNGFPDPDNGSHPCLAPEPEVTTSRPTAATTTGAPPEVQEPPVVDFLGLKVSTSDAMTALYVEFALLLAAVLIVILFVILNVKLRKKVKVADKF is encoded by the exons ATGGAGATTCTCGTCTTCACTTTATCCCTGACTGACTGCAATGTTTTACCAGAGGATGAAAAATATGTTTTCATGTTCCATGTATACTCGG GAATCAGCGATTCCTTCCCCCGACTCGTGGGATACGACATAAGTTATTTGTTACCTACCCCACCTGCTGGGAATGTAAG ATCTCAGAATCCTGTGGAGAAGACTTTATCATCCCGCTCGGCATTTACCACAGTCTGGGAGAAATTTTCCGGCGAGACACCAGCAGAGAGGGACGCCTTCTTGCAGGGCACATTCCCCAATGGTTTCCGTATGGGCTCCTCCTCTTCAGCCTTCAAAGTAGAAGGAGGCTGGGCCGAGGGGGATAAAGGACAATCTATATGGGATGTTTTTGGGCAAAATGGTAATGCTGATAACAATGCAACTGCCAATGTGGCCTGTGACACCTATCACAAGATTGATTATGACGTGTATCTCCTGAAGGGCCTCCAGTCTAAGGTCTATCACTTCTCCATCTCCTGGTCCAGAATATTCCCAACAGGACTGAAATCCAAAGTCAACGCAGCTGGTGTGAAGTATTACAACAGATTAATTGATAGGTTAATCAAAGAAAACATCACACCGATGGTGACGTTGTATCACTGGGATCTGCCCCAAGCTCTGCAGGAGTCCGGGGGCTGGCAGGATGAATCCACCATCCAGGCGTTTATGGAATATGCAGATTTCTGCTTTAGCACTTTCGGAGATAGAGTAAAACACTGGATAACATTCCATGAACCTTGGGTGGTGAGTTACGCTGGTTATGGCACCGGACAACATGCGCCCATGGTCAGTGATCCAGGAATTGCCTCCTTCAAG GTGACACACAACATTGTGAAAGCTCACGCTAAGGCCTGGCATGTATATAATGACAAGTACCGGGCCTCGCAACAAGGTCAGGTGGGAATCTCTCTGAATTCAGACTGGGCAGAACCACAAGACCCTACTAATCCAGATGATGTGAGTGCAGCCGAGCGATATCTCCAGTTCATGCTTGGGTGGTTTGCCCATCCAATTCTTGTCAATGGGGACTACCCAGAAGTTCTTAAGACACAAGTCAATCACATAAATACTCAGTGCTCCTCTACAGTGGCTCAGCTGCCCACATTTACTGAGGCGGAGAAGGCCGATATCAAAGGCACTGCAGATTTCCTTGGCATCTCCCACTATACTTCCCGAATGGTCAATGCCTCCGAAAGTGGTAGCTGTGTGGCTCATTATGATAACATTGGAGGATTCGCACCACACGTGGATCCTTCATGGCCGTCCACTTCTTCTCCATGGCTCTACGTGGTGCCATGGGGTCTCAGGAGGCTTCTGAACTTTGTCAAGGAAGAATACACAAAAGGACAGCTACCCATATATATAACCGGAAATGGTATGCCAACACCATACACCGGAGAGGTGTACAATGACAAGGATAGGGTGGAGTACCTGGCGGCTTACATCAATGAAGCTCTGAAAG CTGTACATACTGACAATGTGACTGTACATGGCTATATAGTCCGCTCCCTCCTGGATGGCTTTGAGGGACCTCAAGGATACAGTCAAAGATTTGGTTTACATCATGTAGATTTTGAAAATGGAAACAGACCAAGAACCCCCAAGCAATCGGCTTATCTCATTTCCAGCATTGCTGAAAATAATGGCTTCCCAATCACGAAACTGGCCAAAAAAGTTTATCATGCACAATGGGCAGGTATGAGAAACACATCAGCTCTACCAGCATCAGAAGTCCCCTCAAAGGCTAAAGTGGTATGGGAGAGGTTCTCAGGACAATCGGCTTTTGAAAGGGACATGTACCATTATTCTACTGTTCCAAGTGATTTTAAGTGGGGAGTCTCGACCTCAGCGTTTCAGATTGAAGGAGGATGGAATGAAGATGGAAAAGGACCAAGTATATGGGACACTTTTACACATATCCCAGGAAATATTTTCGATAATGGCAACGCAGACATTGCCTGTGATAGTTACCACCAGCTAGATGCGGACTTGTACATGCTTAGGGGTCTAGGCGTCAACAGTTACCGTTTCTCCATCTCATGGTCTCGAATCTTCCCAACTGGACAGGGCACGGTCAATGCTAAGGGTGTGGAGTATTATAACAGGCTCATTGATGGTCTACTGGCAAACAACATCTCACCAATGGTCACCCTTTACCACTTTGACCTCCCTCAGGCTCTCCAGGACATCGGTGGCTGGGAGAGTGATATAGTCCTTGAGGCATTTCACAGCTATGCAGTCTATTGTTTTAAAACATTTGGAGATAGGGTCAAGTTCTGGATGACTTTTCACCAACCCCACACCATTGTTACTGCTGGTTATGGGACTGGTCTCTATCCACCTGGAGTGAAAGATGATCCTGGTTATGCTCCGTACAGAGTGGCTCACAATCTTATCAAAGTCCATGCCAGAGTCTATCATACCTACGATGAGCAACATCGAAAAAGTCAAGGAGGTGTCATTTCTCTGAGCCTCAACACTAACTGGGTGGAACCCAAAGACCACACAGAACCAAGGGACATAGAAGCTGCAGATCGCTACCTGCAATTCACCTTGGGATGGTTTGCACACCCAATCTTCAAAAATGGTGACTACCCAGAGGTAATGAAATGGCAGATGGCCAGCAAGAGTGAGCTACAAGGTCTCCAATCTTCCAGACTTCCAGCTTTTACTGATGAGGAGAAGGCCTACATTCAAGGGACAGCTGATGTTTTCTCCATAAACATCTACTCCACAAAAATAGTTCAACATAAAACTGCAATCCTTTCTTCCCCATCTTTCCAAAATGACATTGACATTACAGAAGAGGTTGATGCTAGCTGGCCGCACACGGCTGATGAGAACGTCAAAGCAGTAGCCTGGGGCCTCAGGAGGCTTCTTAACTGGGTGAAAGAAGAGTACGAAGATGCCCCTATATATATCACTGAGAATGGAGTTGCAATGGACAGGAGCACCGATTTTGATGACATTGCTCGAATTTCTTATCATAAGACATATATTGATGAAGCTCTTAAAG CTCTCAGTTTAGACGGTGTGAATCTGAGAGGCTACTCTATCAACTCTCTTATGGACAGCTTCGAGTGGATTCAAGGATACAGATTCCGGTTTGGTCTTCACCATGTGGATTTCAATCACCCTACACGTGCAAGGGCTGCAAAACGCACAGCTATTTACTATGCTGAAGTCATTGGTAATAATGGCATCCCcatggagaaggatgaggaatTTCTATATGGAGAGTTCCGGGATGGCTTTGCTTGGGGTGTAGCCTCCTCAGCTTTTCAG atTGAAGGGGCCTGGAGGGCGGATGGAAAAGGCCTCAGTATCTGGGATACGTTTTCTCATACAGCAGATAAGATTCATGATGGTAGTAACGGAGACGTGGCGTGCGGCAGCTACTACCGGGTTGACAAGGACATAGAACTTCTCAAGAATCTTGGAGTCTCAAATTACAGATTCTCAATCTCCTGGCCCAGAATTCTTCCTGATGGGACCACAAATCACATAAATGAAGCCGGACTAAGTTACTACTCTCGCCTGATCGATGGCATGATGGCTGCTGGTATTACACCACTG GTTACTATATACCATTGGGATCTTCCTCAAGCTTTGCAGAATGTCGGTGGTTGGGAGAACGAGACCATAATAGACAGGTTTAAGGACTATGCTGAAGTTCTATTCCAAAGACTGGGTGACAAAGTGAAATTCTGGATCACTCTGAATGAGCCGTATATCATTGCCAATGTGGGCTATGGAGAAGGAGGCCTTGCACCAG GAGTCGTATCCCCAGGGATTGGTGTGTATGTGGTGGGACATAACCTGATTAAAGCCCATGCAGAGGTATGGCACCTGTATAATGATAAGTACAGAGCCTCTCAGGGCGGTCTGATCTCCATCACCCTCAACTGTGACTGGGGCGAACCTATTAATCCTTATAAACAAGAGGATGTGGAGGCGACATGGAGGTATTTGATG TTTTTCACCGGCTGGTTTGCATATCCGATTTTTAAAACTGGGGACTATCCAGAAATTATGAAGTCTAGAGTCCGAGAGAGGAGCCTGGCTGGAGGTCTGAACCAGAGCCG GCTCCCAGAATTTACTGAAGCTGAGAAGCGAAGAATTAAAGGGACGTACGACTTCTTTGGCCTCAACCACTACACTACAGTTCTGATTGGAGAAGTATTGGGCTATGATATAGACTACCAGGCTTATGAAGGGGACAG GGGGGTTTATTTATTGAGAGATCGGAGCTGGCTTGGATCTGGAAGCATTTGGCTGAAAGTGACACCATTTGGCCTAAGAAGGTTATTACGCTGGATAAAAGAAGATTTGAACAACCCCGCTATATATATCACAGAAAATGGCATATCTGAGGTCGGGACAAACCTGAATGATGAATGGAGAATACATTATTATAAGCATTATATAAACGAGGCGCTAAAAG CTGTAAAGTACGATGATGTTGATCTCCGTGGATACTCGGCCTGGAGTCTGATGGATAACTTTGAGTGGGCATCAGGTTACGCTGAACGCTTTGGTTTATATTATGTGAATTTTTCGGACCCAAATCTGCCTCGCCTCCCTAAAGCGTCTGTGAAATACTACAGATCTCTGGTTCGGTGCAATGGCTTCCCTGATCCAGATAACGGGTCTCATCCTTGTCTAGCTCCGGAACCTGAAG TCACAACATCCAGGCCCACAGCCGCCACCACCACGGGTGCACCCCCAGAAGTGCAGGAACCGCCAGTCGTAGACTTTCTTGGCCTGAAAGTCTCCACCTCGGATGCAATGACCGCCTTATATGTGGAATTTGCGCTCCTACTTGCCGCCGTTTTGATTGTCATATTGTTTGTCATTCTTAATGTTAAACTGCGGAAAAAAGTAAAAGTAGCAGATAAATTTTAG
- the LOC138800723 gene encoding lactase/phlorizin hydrolase-like isoform X1: MEILVFTLSLTDCNVLPEDEKYVFMFHVYSGISDSFPRLVGYDISYLLPTPPAGNVRSQNPVEKTLSSRSAFTTVWEKFSGETPAERDAFLQGTFPNGFRMGSSSSAFKVEGGWAEGDKGQSIWDVFGQNGNADNNATANVACDTYHKIDYDVYLLKGLQSKVYHFSISWSRIFPTGLKSKVNAAGVKYYNRLIDRLIKENITPMVTLYHWDLPQALQESGGWQDESTIQAFMEYADFCFSTFGDRVKHWITFHEPWVVSYAGYGTGQHAPMVSDPGIASFKVTHNIVKAHAKAWHVYNDKYRASQQGQVGISLNSDWAEPQDPTNPDDVSAAERYLQFMLGWFAHPILVNGDYPEVLKTQVNHINTQCSSTVAQLPTFTEAEKADIKGTADFLGISHYTSRMVNASESGSCVAHYDNIGGFAPHVDPSWPSTSSPWLYVVPWGLRRLLNFVKEEYTKGQLPIYITGNGMPTPYTGEVYNDKDRVEYLAAYINEALKAVHTDNVTVHGYIVRSLLDGFEGPQGYSQRFGLHHVDFENGNRPRTPKQSAYLISSIAENNGFPITKLAKKVYHAQWAGMRNTSALPASEVPSKAKVVWERFSGQSAFERDMYHYSTVPSDFKWGVSTSAFQIEGGWNEDGKGPSIWDTFTHIPGNIFDNGNADIACDSYHQLDADLYMLRGLGVNSYRFSISWSRIFPTGQGTVNAKGVEYYNRLIDGLLANNISPMVTLYHFDLPQALQDIGGWESDIVLEAFHSYAVYCFKTFGDRVKFWMTFHQPHTIVTAGYGTGLYPPGVKDDPGYAPYRVAHNLIKVHARVYHTYDEQHRKSQGGVISLSLNTNWVEPKDHTEPRDIEAADRYLQFTLGWFAHPIFKNGDYPEVMKWQMASKSELQGLQSSRLPAFTDEEKAYIQGTADVFSINIYSTKIVQHKTAILSSPSFQNDIDITEEVDASWPHTADENVKAVAWGLRRLLNWVKEEYEDAPIYITENGVAMDRSTDFDDIARISYHKTYIDEALKALSLDGVNLRGYSINSLMDSFEWIQGYRFRFGLHHVDFNHPTRARAAKRTAIYYAEVIGNNGIPMEKDEEFLYGEFRDGFAWGVASSAFQIEGAWRADGKGLSIWDTFSHTADKIHDGSNGDVACGSYYRVDKDIELLKNLGVSNYRFSISWPRILPDGTTNHINEAGLSYYSRLIDGMMAAGITPLVTIYHWDLPQALQNVGGWENETIIDRFKDYAEVLFQRLGDKVKFWITLNEPYIIANVGYGEGGLAPGVVSPGIGVYVVGHNLIKAHAEVWHLYNDKYRASQGGLISITLNCDWGEPINPYKQEDVEATWRYLMFFTGWFAYPIFKTGDYPEIMKSRVRERSLAGGLNQSRLPEFTEAEKRRIKGTYDFFGLNHYTTVLIGEVLGYDIDYQAYEGDRGVYLLRDRSWLGSGSIWLKVTPFGLRRLLRWIKEDLNNPAIYITENGISEVGTNLNDEWRIHYYKHYINEALKAVKYDDVDLRGYSAWSLMDNFEWASGYAERFGLYYVNFSDPNLPRLPKASVKYYRSLVRCNGFPDPDNGSHPCLAPEPEAVTTSRPTAATTTGAPPEVQEPPVVDFLGLKVSTSDAMTALYVEFALLLAAVLIVILFVILNVKLRKKVKVADKF; this comes from the exons ATGGAGATTCTCGTCTTCACTTTATCCCTGACTGACTGCAATGTTTTACCAGAGGATGAAAAATATGTTTTCATGTTCCATGTATACTCGG GAATCAGCGATTCCTTCCCCCGACTCGTGGGATACGACATAAGTTATTTGTTACCTACCCCACCTGCTGGGAATGTAAG ATCTCAGAATCCTGTGGAGAAGACTTTATCATCCCGCTCGGCATTTACCACAGTCTGGGAGAAATTTTCCGGCGAGACACCAGCAGAGAGGGACGCCTTCTTGCAGGGCACATTCCCCAATGGTTTCCGTATGGGCTCCTCCTCTTCAGCCTTCAAAGTAGAAGGAGGCTGGGCCGAGGGGGATAAAGGACAATCTATATGGGATGTTTTTGGGCAAAATGGTAATGCTGATAACAATGCAACTGCCAATGTGGCCTGTGACACCTATCACAAGATTGATTATGACGTGTATCTCCTGAAGGGCCTCCAGTCTAAGGTCTATCACTTCTCCATCTCCTGGTCCAGAATATTCCCAACAGGACTGAAATCCAAAGTCAACGCAGCTGGTGTGAAGTATTACAACAGATTAATTGATAGGTTAATCAAAGAAAACATCACACCGATGGTGACGTTGTATCACTGGGATCTGCCCCAAGCTCTGCAGGAGTCCGGGGGCTGGCAGGATGAATCCACCATCCAGGCGTTTATGGAATATGCAGATTTCTGCTTTAGCACTTTCGGAGATAGAGTAAAACACTGGATAACATTCCATGAACCTTGGGTGGTGAGTTACGCTGGTTATGGCACCGGACAACATGCGCCCATGGTCAGTGATCCAGGAATTGCCTCCTTCAAG GTGACACACAACATTGTGAAAGCTCACGCTAAGGCCTGGCATGTATATAATGACAAGTACCGGGCCTCGCAACAAGGTCAGGTGGGAATCTCTCTGAATTCAGACTGGGCAGAACCACAAGACCCTACTAATCCAGATGATGTGAGTGCAGCCGAGCGATATCTCCAGTTCATGCTTGGGTGGTTTGCCCATCCAATTCTTGTCAATGGGGACTACCCAGAAGTTCTTAAGACACAAGTCAATCACATAAATACTCAGTGCTCCTCTACAGTGGCTCAGCTGCCCACATTTACTGAGGCGGAGAAGGCCGATATCAAAGGCACTGCAGATTTCCTTGGCATCTCCCACTATACTTCCCGAATGGTCAATGCCTCCGAAAGTGGTAGCTGTGTGGCTCATTATGATAACATTGGAGGATTCGCACCACACGTGGATCCTTCATGGCCGTCCACTTCTTCTCCATGGCTCTACGTGGTGCCATGGGGTCTCAGGAGGCTTCTGAACTTTGTCAAGGAAGAATACACAAAAGGACAGCTACCCATATATATAACCGGAAATGGTATGCCAACACCATACACCGGAGAGGTGTACAATGACAAGGATAGGGTGGAGTACCTGGCGGCTTACATCAATGAAGCTCTGAAAG CTGTACATACTGACAATGTGACTGTACATGGCTATATAGTCCGCTCCCTCCTGGATGGCTTTGAGGGACCTCAAGGATACAGTCAAAGATTTGGTTTACATCATGTAGATTTTGAAAATGGAAACAGACCAAGAACCCCCAAGCAATCGGCTTATCTCATTTCCAGCATTGCTGAAAATAATGGCTTCCCAATCACGAAACTGGCCAAAAAAGTTTATCATGCACAATGGGCAGGTATGAGAAACACATCAGCTCTACCAGCATCAGAAGTCCCCTCAAAGGCTAAAGTGGTATGGGAGAGGTTCTCAGGACAATCGGCTTTTGAAAGGGACATGTACCATTATTCTACTGTTCCAAGTGATTTTAAGTGGGGAGTCTCGACCTCAGCGTTTCAGATTGAAGGAGGATGGAATGAAGATGGAAAAGGACCAAGTATATGGGACACTTTTACACATATCCCAGGAAATATTTTCGATAATGGCAACGCAGACATTGCCTGTGATAGTTACCACCAGCTAGATGCGGACTTGTACATGCTTAGGGGTCTAGGCGTCAACAGTTACCGTTTCTCCATCTCATGGTCTCGAATCTTCCCAACTGGACAGGGCACGGTCAATGCTAAGGGTGTGGAGTATTATAACAGGCTCATTGATGGTCTACTGGCAAACAACATCTCACCAATGGTCACCCTTTACCACTTTGACCTCCCTCAGGCTCTCCAGGACATCGGTGGCTGGGAGAGTGATATAGTCCTTGAGGCATTTCACAGCTATGCAGTCTATTGTTTTAAAACATTTGGAGATAGGGTCAAGTTCTGGATGACTTTTCACCAACCCCACACCATTGTTACTGCTGGTTATGGGACTGGTCTCTATCCACCTGGAGTGAAAGATGATCCTGGTTATGCTCCGTACAGAGTGGCTCACAATCTTATCAAAGTCCATGCCAGAGTCTATCATACCTACGATGAGCAACATCGAAAAAGTCAAGGAGGTGTCATTTCTCTGAGCCTCAACACTAACTGGGTGGAACCCAAAGACCACACAGAACCAAGGGACATAGAAGCTGCAGATCGCTACCTGCAATTCACCTTGGGATGGTTTGCACACCCAATCTTCAAAAATGGTGACTACCCAGAGGTAATGAAATGGCAGATGGCCAGCAAGAGTGAGCTACAAGGTCTCCAATCTTCCAGACTTCCAGCTTTTACTGATGAGGAGAAGGCCTACATTCAAGGGACAGCTGATGTTTTCTCCATAAACATCTACTCCACAAAAATAGTTCAACATAAAACTGCAATCCTTTCTTCCCCATCTTTCCAAAATGACATTGACATTACAGAAGAGGTTGATGCTAGCTGGCCGCACACGGCTGATGAGAACGTCAAAGCAGTAGCCTGGGGCCTCAGGAGGCTTCTTAACTGGGTGAAAGAAGAGTACGAAGATGCCCCTATATATATCACTGAGAATGGAGTTGCAATGGACAGGAGCACCGATTTTGATGACATTGCTCGAATTTCTTATCATAAGACATATATTGATGAAGCTCTTAAAG CTCTCAGTTTAGACGGTGTGAATCTGAGAGGCTACTCTATCAACTCTCTTATGGACAGCTTCGAGTGGATTCAAGGATACAGATTCCGGTTTGGTCTTCACCATGTGGATTTCAATCACCCTACACGTGCAAGGGCTGCAAAACGCACAGCTATTTACTATGCTGAAGTCATTGGTAATAATGGCATCCCcatggagaaggatgaggaatTTCTATATGGAGAGTTCCGGGATGGCTTTGCTTGGGGTGTAGCCTCCTCAGCTTTTCAG atTGAAGGGGCCTGGAGGGCGGATGGAAAAGGCCTCAGTATCTGGGATACGTTTTCTCATACAGCAGATAAGATTCATGATGGTAGTAACGGAGACGTGGCGTGCGGCAGCTACTACCGGGTTGACAAGGACATAGAACTTCTCAAGAATCTTGGAGTCTCAAATTACAGATTCTCAATCTCCTGGCCCAGAATTCTTCCTGATGGGACCACAAATCACATAAATGAAGCCGGACTAAGTTACTACTCTCGCCTGATCGATGGCATGATGGCTGCTGGTATTACACCACTG GTTACTATATACCATTGGGATCTTCCTCAAGCTTTGCAGAATGTCGGTGGTTGGGAGAACGAGACCATAATAGACAGGTTTAAGGACTATGCTGAAGTTCTATTCCAAAGACTGGGTGACAAAGTGAAATTCTGGATCACTCTGAATGAGCCGTATATCATTGCCAATGTGGGCTATGGAGAAGGAGGCCTTGCACCAG GAGTCGTATCCCCAGGGATTGGTGTGTATGTGGTGGGACATAACCTGATTAAAGCCCATGCAGAGGTATGGCACCTGTATAATGATAAGTACAGAGCCTCTCAGGGCGGTCTGATCTCCATCACCCTCAACTGTGACTGGGGCGAACCTATTAATCCTTATAAACAAGAGGATGTGGAGGCGACATGGAGGTATTTGATG TTTTTCACCGGCTGGTTTGCATATCCGATTTTTAAAACTGGGGACTATCCAGAAATTATGAAGTCTAGAGTCCGAGAGAGGAGCCTGGCTGGAGGTCTGAACCAGAGCCG GCTCCCAGAATTTACTGAAGCTGAGAAGCGAAGAATTAAAGGGACGTACGACTTCTTTGGCCTCAACCACTACACTACAGTTCTGATTGGAGAAGTATTGGGCTATGATATAGACTACCAGGCTTATGAAGGGGACAG GGGGGTTTATTTATTGAGAGATCGGAGCTGGCTTGGATCTGGAAGCATTTGGCTGAAAGTGACACCATTTGGCCTAAGAAGGTTATTACGCTGGATAAAAGAAGATTTGAACAACCCCGCTATATATATCACAGAAAATGGCATATCTGAGGTCGGGACAAACCTGAATGATGAATGGAGAATACATTATTATAAGCATTATATAAACGAGGCGCTAAAAG CTGTAAAGTACGATGATGTTGATCTCCGTGGATACTCGGCCTGGAGTCTGATGGATAACTTTGAGTGGGCATCAGGTTACGCTGAACGCTTTGGTTTATATTATGTGAATTTTTCGGACCCAAATCTGCCTCGCCTCCCTAAAGCGTCTGTGAAATACTACAGATCTCTGGTTCGGTGCAATGGCTTCCCTGATCCAGATAACGGGTCTCATCCTTGTCTAGCTCCGGAACCTGAAG CAGTCACAACATCCAGGCCCACAGCCGCCACCACCACGGGTGCACCCCCAGAAGTGCAGGAACCGCCAGTCGTAGACTTTCTTGGCCTGAAAGTCTCCACCTCGGATGCAATGACCGCCTTATATGTGGAATTTGCGCTCCTACTTGCCGCCGTTTTGATTGTCATATTGTTTGTCATTCTTAATGTTAAACTGCGGAAAAAAGTAAAAGTAGCAGATAAATTTTAG